The proteins below are encoded in one region of Desulfosalsimonas propionicica:
- a CDS encoding 2-oxoacid:acceptor oxidoreductase subunit alpha, whose product MQGTVKFIQGNEVCVEAALYAGLEFFAGYPITPSTEIAEAMSARLPQIGGRFLQMEDEIASICAIIGASLTGRKVMTATSGPGFSLMQEALGYAVMTEIPCVIVDVQRGGPSTGLPTHVGQGDFNQARYGTHGDHAIVALTASNHQDMFAITVEAFNIAEIFRTPVILLFDEVTGHMREKVVIPEKDEIALVDRLRTSVESGVDYHPYLPREDGRLPMSDFGGVHRYNVTGLYHDMWGFPSDDPKIVYGLIRHLMDKIQNYAGKMTFFRQDYIEDAHTVLVSYGAAARSARHLVENRRKRGERLGLLELQTLWPFPGDVVRKVCKNADYIVVVELNTGQVIREVKLAVDRPERVYLANRIDGQLISPTDIQNILRLLHGKGV is encoded by the coding sequence ATGCAGGGCACTGTGAAATTCATCCAGGGAAACGAGGTCTGTGTGGAGGCCGCCCTTTATGCGGGCCTGGAGTTTTTTGCCGGCTATCCCATCACGCCTTCCACCGAGATTGCCGAGGCCATGTCCGCCCGCCTGCCGCAGATCGGGGGCCGGTTTTTGCAGATGGAAGACGAGATTGCCTCCATCTGCGCTATTATCGGGGCGTCTTTGACCGGCCGCAAGGTCATGACCGCAACCAGTGGCCCCGGCTTTTCCCTGATGCAGGAAGCCCTTGGCTATGCCGTGATGACCGAGATCCCCTGCGTGATCGTGGATGTGCAGCGCGGCGGTCCGTCAACGGGGCTTCCCACTCATGTGGGGCAGGGCGATTTTAACCAGGCCCGTTACGGCACTCACGGTGATCATGCCATTGTCGCCCTGACCGCCTCCAATCACCAGGACATGTTTGCCATCACCGTGGAGGCCTTCAATATTGCCGAGATTTTCCGCACTCCGGTGATTCTGCTGTTTGACGAGGTCACCGGCCACATGCGCGAAAAGGTGGTGATTCCCGAAAAGGACGAAATCGCCCTGGTGGATCGGCTCAGGACGTCTGTTGAAAGCGGGGTTGACTATCACCCCTATCTGCCCCGGGAAGACGGGCGGCTGCCCATGTCGGATTTCGGCGGGGTGCACCGCTACAATGTCACAGGGTTGTATCATGATATGTGGGGCTTTCCTTCAGATGATCCCAAAATCGTCTACGGCCTGATTCGGCATCTCATGGATAAAATCCAGAATTATGCCGGGAAGATGACCTTTTTTCGGCAGGATTACATCGAAGATGCCCACACGGTTCTGGTTTCCTACGGTGCTGCTGCCCGTTCGGCCCGGCACCTGGTGGAAAATCGCCGCAAGCGCGGCGAAAGGCTGGGTCTGCTGGAACTGCAGACGCTTTGGCCGTTTCCCGGCGACGTGGTTCGCAAGGTCTGCAAAAATGCTGATTACATCGTGGTGGTGGAATTAAACACCGGCCAGGTGATCCGGGAAGTAAAGCTGGCCGTGGACCGGCCCGAACGGGTGTATCTGGCCAACCGCATTGACGGCCAGTTGATTTCCCCCACGGATATCCAGAACATACTGCGGCTGCTGCATGGCAAAGGCGTATAA